A region from the Lolium perenne isolate Kyuss_39 chromosome 4, Kyuss_2.0, whole genome shotgun sequence genome encodes:
- the LOC127297230 gene encoding protein NRT1/ PTR FAMILY 2.11 — protein sequence MDAAKPQDQEQERKASMETKAVKVFSSEEEADSSEEDAGEPVQNHRGWKAMPYVIGNETFEKLGTIGTISNMLVYLTTVYHMQSVSAATLLNVFSGTSNLATVAGAFVSDTYLGRYTTLAAATISSFIGMVILTLTAALHSLHPPSCNPKGGEQCQGPSGGQLAALLASFFFLIVGAGGIRPCNLAFGADQFDPRTADGRRGIASFFNWYYFTFTVAMMLSATVIIYLQSNVNWALGLAVPAALMGASCAVFFMGTRLYVRVHPEGSPFTSFAQVLVAAARKRRLPLPDTTSQLFDPPHRSKLVSKLAYTDQFTCLDKAAVLAPKDALCADGKTAVDPWRLCTVQQVEEVKCLARIIPVWSSGIVYFVVLTQLGTYTVLQAAQTDRRLGNSGFQIPQGSFVVFNMLTLTLWIPLYDRVLVPALRRVTGREGGISLLHRIGVGLVLSIVTMAVAAAVEHERRRRSAPMSCFWLVPQQVVAGFAEAFASIGQTEFYYRQFPENMRSVAGALYFLGFALASYASGLMVMVVHRTTGWLAQDLDEGRVDLFYLVTGAMAAVNLVYFLACARWYRFKKSDDDAAGAGDIHLHEKASANSAPV from the coding sequence GGAACGAGACGTTCGAGAAGCTTGGGACGATCGGGACGATCTCCAACATGTTGGTGTACCTAACGACGGTGTACCACATGCAGAGCGTGAGCGCCGCCACCCTCCTCAACGTGTTCTCTGGGACAAGCAACCTGGCCACCGTCGCCGGCGCCTTCGTCAGCGATACCTACCTCGGCCGCTACACCAccctcgccgccgccaccatCTCCTCCTTCATTGGCATGGTCATCCTCACCCTCACCGCCGCCCTCCACTCCCTCCACCCTCCCAGCTGCAACCCAAAAGGAGGCGAGCAATGCCAGGGGCCATCGGGCGGCCAGCTGGCAGCGCTccttgcctccttcttcttcctcatcgttgGCGCCGGCGGTATCCGGCCATGTAACTTGGCCTTCGGCGCCGATCAGTTTGACCCGCGCACAGCCGATGGCCGTCGCGGCATCGCCAGCTTCTTCAACTGGTACTACTTTACCTTCACCGTCGCCATGATGCTCTCCGCCACCGTCATCATCTACCTCCAGAGCAACGTCAACTGGGCTCTCGGCCTCGCCGTGCCCGCCGCGCTCATGGGCGCCTCATGCGCCGTCTTCTTCATGGGCACGCGCCTCTATGTCCGCGTTCACCCCGAGGGCAGCCCCTTCACCAGCTTCGCCCAGGTCCTCGTCGCCGCTGCCCGCAAGCGCCGCCTCCCTTTACCCGACACGACCTCGCAGTTGTTCGACCCTCCTCACCGGAGCAAGCTCGTCTCCAAGCTGGCCTACACGGACCAGTTCACATGCCTCGACAAAGCGGCCGTGCTGGCCCCCAAGGACGCGCTCTGCGCCGACGGGAAGACAGCGGTGGACCCATGGCGGTTGTGCACGGTGCAACAGGTAGAGGAGGTGAAGTGCCTGGCGCGCATCATCCCGGTTTGGTCGTCGGGGATCGTTTACTTCGTGGTGCTCACCCAGCTGGGCACCTACACCGTTCTCCAGGCGGCGCAGACAGACCGCCGCCTCGGCAACTCCGGCTTCCAGATCCCGCAGGGCTCCTTCGTTGTCTTCAACATGCTCACCCTCACGCTCTGGATCCCGTTGTACGACCGGGTGCTGGTGCCGGCGCTCCGGCGTGTCACCGGGCGCGAGGGCGGGATCAGCTTACTCCACCGCATCGGTGTCGGGCTCGTGCTCTCCATCGTCACGATGGCGGTGGCAGCGGCGGTGGAGCACGAACGGCGACGGAGATCAGCGCCGATGTCGTGCTTCTGGCTGGTGCCACAGCAGGTGGTGGCGGGCTTTGCTGAGGCGTTCGCTAGCATCGGGCAGACCGAGTTCTACTATCGGCAGTTCCCGGAGAACATGCGGAGCGTCGCCGGGGCGCTTTACTTCCTGGGGTTCGCGCTCGCCAGCTACGCGAGTGGGTTAATGGTGATGGTGGTGCACCGGACCACGGGCTGGCTGGCGCAGGACCTGGACGAGGGGAGGGTGGACCTGTTCTACCTCGTGACCGGTGCCATGGCTGCGGTAAACCTGGTGTACTTCCTGGCGTGCGCGAGGTGGTACAGGTTCAAGAAGTCAGATGACGACGCCGCGGGCGCCGGAGACATTCATCTCCACGAGAAGGCTTCCGCGAATTCGGCGCCGGTTTAG